A stretch of the Ctenopharyngodon idella isolate HZGC_01 chromosome 14, HZGC01, whole genome shotgun sequence genome encodes the following:
- the mid1ip1l gene encoding mid1-interacting protein 1-like: protein MMQLSNDTQCNKHSLLNVMNRFIAAANNMDETIMVPSLLRDVPLEEQDSQASVSHNNNEPPFPSKQRDMYEHYLLLKSIKNDMEWGLLKREMSGGASFLEMAVKQEELPQVNGGATEEGSDLEGQFHYHLHGLFAVLSKLTVQADHLTNRYKREIGGGSLLR, encoded by the coding sequence ATGATGCAGCTCAGCAACGACACACAATGCAACAAGCACTCGCTGCTCAACGTCATGAACCGGTTCATCGCCGCTGCCAACAACATGGACGAGACCATCATGGTGCCAAGCTTACTGCGGGACGTGCCTCTGGAGGAACAGGACAGCCAAGCCTCTGTTAGCCACAACAATAACGAGCCCCCTTTCCCCAGCAAACAGAGGGACATGTATGAGCACTACCTGCTGCTTAAATCCATTAAGAATGACATGGAATGGGGCCTGCTGAAGAGGGAGATGAGTGGTGGTGCCAGCTTTCTAGAGATGGCAGTGAAGCAAGAAGAGCTGCCACAGGTGAACGGAGGTGCCACAGAGGAGGGCTCTGACCTGGAGGGCCAGTTCCACTACCACCTCCATGGACTGTTTGCTGTTCTGTCCAAGCTCACGGTCCAGGCTGACCATCTCACAAATCGTTACAAGCGAGAAATTGGCGGGGGTAGCCTTCTGCGATAG
- the tspan7 gene encoding tetraspanin-7, which yields MSPPSERLQTKPVITCLKTFLISYSLIFWFTGVILLAVGVWGKVNLEFDLLLSSDKGTNAPYVLIGTGAIIIIFGLFGCFATCRGSPWMLKLYAMFLILVFLAELVAGISGFIFRHEIKAVLQEGYKKAESAYTGKDTEDLDRIQRTLQCCGEKNYTSWEDTTYFKTGGIPKSCCNVTAGVNCTSAELKDLKTAASVVYQRGCFFLMTTTMESNLGIIAGISFGIAFFQLIGIFLACCLSRYITNNQYEMV from the exons ATGTCCCCTCCATCCGAACGGTTGCAAACCAAACCCGTGATAACGTGTCTGAAGACATTTCTCATCTCTTACAGTCTGATTTTCTGg TTCACAGGAGTGATCCTGTTGGCTGTTGGAGTATGGGGAAAGGTTAATTTGGAGTTCGACCTCCTTCTGAGTTCAGACAAGGGCACTAATGCACCATATGTCCTTATTGGGACTGGAgcaatcatcatcatcttcgGATTGTTCGGTTGCTTCGCGACCTGCCGTGGAAGTCCATGGATGCTAAAGCTG TATGCTATGTTCCTGATTCTTGTGTTCTTAGCTGAACTAGTGGCAGGTATATCCGgctttattttcagacatgag ATTAAAGCAGTGCTTCAAGAAGGCTATAAAAAAGCTGAATCAGCCTACACTGGTAAAGACACTGAAGATCTGGACAGAATTCAGAGAACA CTGCAATGCTGTGGAGAGAAGAACTACACCAGCTGGGAAGACACTACTTACTTCAAAACAGGCGGCATCCCTAAAAGCTGCTGTAATGTGACTGCTGGTGTAAACTGCACTTCTGCAGAACTTAAGGATCTTAAAACAGCTGCATCAGTGGTATATCAACGG GGCTGCTTCTTTCTGATGACTACAACCATGGAGTCCAATCTTGGAATTATTGCTGGAATTTCTTTTGGAATTGCATTCTTCCAG CTCATTGGGATATTCTTGGCATGCTGCCTGTCTCGCTATATCACCAACAACCAATATGAGATGGTGTAA